One Fontisphaera persica DNA window includes the following coding sequences:
- a CDS encoding prepilin peptidase, producing the protein MAMFDPEVWAQVPFHFWSCAFFVFGTAVGSFLNVIIHRVPRGESIVSPPSHCPHCQYAIPWYLNIPLITWLWLRGRCAHCRAPISPRYFLVEFLTGVLFLLAWWRQGPEHPGVALILCLFMAGLVAATFIDFEHFIIPESITFGGMAAGVLLSPLAPALHGKTSAADALLSSLVGMGAGCGLVYGILRGGKLLFGRKKIALPPETTVIFGEESLKLPEEEIPYGEMLYRDSDYIEAQAKKAVLGEEVFENVRVRLYKDRLEIGEQTLDPGPVTHLEVVTDRIIIPQEAMGLGDVFFMGAIGAFVGWQGVVFTLLGSSLVGALAGVTLIVLRRLEWSRWIPYGPYLALAATVWVFAGPELVNWLLRWGERGAGG; encoded by the coding sequence ATGGCCATGTTTGACCCCGAGGTGTGGGCCCAGGTGCCCTTTCATTTTTGGTCGTGCGCCTTTTTTGTCTTCGGCACGGCGGTGGGCAGTTTTCTCAACGTCATCATTCACCGGGTCCCGCGCGGGGAAAGCATAGTCTCGCCGCCCTCGCATTGTCCCCACTGCCAGTATGCAATCCCTTGGTATCTGAACATTCCGCTCATCACCTGGCTGTGGCTGCGCGGGCGGTGCGCCCACTGCCGGGCGCCGATTTCGCCGCGCTATTTTCTGGTGGAATTCCTGACCGGGGTGTTGTTTCTGCTGGCGTGGTGGCGGCAGGGGCCGGAGCATCCGGGGGTGGCCTTGATTTTGTGCCTGTTCATGGCCGGTCTGGTGGCGGCCACCTTTATTGACTTCGAGCATTTCATCATCCCCGAGAGCATCACCTTTGGCGGCATGGCCGCGGGCGTGCTGCTCTCGCCCCTGGCGCCGGCGTTGCATGGCAAAACTTCCGCCGCCGACGCCCTGCTGTCCTCCCTCGTGGGGATGGGGGCGGGCTGCGGGCTGGTGTACGGCATCTTGCGTGGCGGCAAGCTTTTGTTCGGCCGCAAAAAAATTGCGCTGCCCCCCGAGACCACCGTGATTTTTGGCGAGGAATCCCTGAAGCTGCCGGAGGAGGAGATTCCGTACGGCGAAATGCTCTACCGCGATTCGGATTACATTGAAGCGCAGGCCAAAAAAGCGGTGCTGGGCGAGGAGGTCTTCGAGAATGTGCGGGTGCGCCTGTACAAGGACCGCCTGGAAATTGGTGAGCAAACCCTGGACCCGGGGCCGGTGACGCATCTGGAAGTGGTGACGGACAGAATCATCATTCCGCAGGAGGCGATGGGGTTGGGGGATGTCTTTTTCATGGGCGCGATTGGCGCCTTTGTCGGCTGGCAGGGCGTGGTGTTCACCTTGTTGGGCAGCTCCCTGGTGGGGGCGCTGGCGGGGGTGACCCTCATTGTGCTGCGGCGGCTGGAGTGGTCGCGCTGGATTCCCTACGGCCCCTACCTCGCCCTGGCCGCCACCGTATGGGTTTTTGCCGGCCCCGAGCTGGTGAACTGGCTTTTACGGTGGGGCGAGCGTGGGGCGGGCGGGTAA
- a CDS encoding shikimate dehydrogenase family protein codes for MPDSYASPINASTRYCAVLGWPVRHSASPAFQNAGLAALGLNWRYLAFAVRPEHLAEVIAGARRMQFIGLNLTVPHKLLAYSMVEALDDSARRYGAVNTIRFEALNAAGEWRPLAEFEGEAAGEIRAQGFNTDAEAMVRALREDLDFTPRGATVLLLGAGGAGQVAALKLADEGVGRLWLVNRTRSKAEEVAQRLAATHPQVRVQVGYPAEPVDLVLNATSLGLRAEDALPVDTAQFPLARARLVYDMIYRPAETPLLRAARAAGCRTANGLGMLLHQGVKALEIWCGRPAPVEVMRRALREHVYGHV; via the coding sequence GTGCCGGACTCATATGCATCACCCATAAATGCCAGCACCCGTTATTGCGCCGTGCTGGGCTGGCCCGTGCGGCATAGCGCCTCCCCGGCTTTTCAAAATGCGGGGCTGGCCGCGCTGGGATTAAACTGGCGCTACCTGGCCTTCGCTGTGCGGCCGGAGCATCTGGCGGAGGTCATCGCGGGCGCGCGGCGCATGCAGTTCATTGGCCTGAATCTGACCGTCCCCCACAAGCTGCTGGCGTATTCCATGGTGGAAGCGCTGGATGATTCGGCGCGGCGCTATGGCGCGGTGAACACCATCCGCTTCGAGGCCCTAAATGCCGCCGGTGAATGGCGGCCGCTGGCGGAGTTTGAGGGCGAGGCCGCCGGCGAAATCCGGGCGCAGGGCTTCAATACTGATGCGGAGGCGATGGTGCGCGCGTTGCGGGAAGACCTGGACTTCACTCCGCGCGGGGCCACTGTGCTGTTGTTGGGCGCGGGCGGCGCCGGCCAGGTGGCCGCGCTGAAGCTGGCGGATGAAGGGGTGGGCCGTTTGTGGCTGGTCAATCGCACGCGCAGCAAAGCCGAGGAAGTGGCCCAGCGGCTGGCGGCCACGCATCCGCAGGTGCGCGTGCAGGTGGGGTATCCCGCGGAGCCGGTGGATTTGGTGTTGAACGCCACTTCGCTGGGGTTGCGGGCGGAAGACGCGCTGCCGGTGGACACCGCGCAATTTCCCCTGGCCCGCGCGCGGCTGGTGTATGACATGATTTACCGGCCGGCGGAGACTCCCCTGTTGCGGGCGGCGCGGGCGGCCGGCTGCCGCACCGCCAACGGGCTGGGCATGTTGTTGCACCAGGGGGTCAAGGCGCTGGAAATCTGGTGCGGACGCCCCGCCCCCGTGGAGGTGATGCGCCGGGCGCTGCGGGAGCATGTTTATGGCCATGTTTGA
- a CDS encoding ThuA domain-containing protein, producing the protein MKTKLAWLAVGLAWFVLPSQAAERTLLLIAGRPSHPPGMHEFRAGALLLQKCLASVPGLTTLVASNGWPTEAEWLERADAIVIYADGGGGHPAIQQDRLKRLQGLLDKGVGFGVMHYACEVPKDRGGKEFLDWVGGFYEDRYSCNPIWEPEFKKFINHPTTRGVQPFSIKDEWYFCIRFRENMEGIIPILAATPSDKVRNGPYVWPAGPYPHVQAASGREEIMMWAVERPNGGRSFGFTGGHFHSNWGDPNFRKVVLNALLWVSKVDVPAQGVASTVTEEELKQNLDPKGKK; encoded by the coding sequence ATGAAAACTAAACTGGCATGGCTGGCCGTGGGGCTGGCGTGGTTTGTACTTCCAAGTCAGGCCGCGGAACGCACGTTGCTGCTCATCGCGGGGCGCCCGAGTCACCCGCCGGGCATGCACGAGTTCCGGGCGGGGGCGTTGTTGTTGCAAAAATGCCTGGCCTCCGTGCCCGGCCTGACCACCCTGGTGGCCTCCAACGGCTGGCCCACCGAGGCCGAATGGCTGGAGCGCGCGGACGCCATCGTCATCTATGCCGATGGGGGCGGCGGGCACCCCGCCATTCAACAAGACCGCCTGAAACGGCTCCAAGGGCTGCTGGACAAGGGCGTGGGCTTTGGCGTGATGCACTATGCCTGCGAAGTGCCCAAAGACCGCGGCGGCAAAGAATTTTTGGACTGGGTGGGCGGTTTTTATGAAGACCGGTACTCCTGCAACCCGATTTGGGAGCCGGAATTCAAAAAGTTCATCAACCACCCCACCACGCGCGGCGTCCAGCCTTTCAGCATCAAAGATGAGTGGTATTTTTGCATTCGCTTCCGGGAAAACATGGAAGGCATCATCCCCATCCTGGCCGCCACCCCCTCGGACAAGGTGCGCAATGGCCCTTATGTGTGGCCGGCGGGGCCTTACCCGCACGTGCAGGCCGCCTCCGGCCGTGAGGAAATCATGATGTGGGCGGTGGAGCGCCCCAATGGCGGACGCAGTTTTGGTTTTACCGGCGGGCATTTTCACTCGAACTGGGGCGACCCCAATTTCCGCAAGGTGGTGCTCAACGCCCTGCTGTGGGTCAGCAAGGTGGACGTCCCCGCCCAGGGCGTGGCGTCCACGGTGACGGAAGAGGAGCTGAAGCAAAACCTGGACCCCAAGGGGAAGAAATAA
- a CDS encoding response regulator produces MAIAVAIVEDNDQLRGTLARVIDRAEGFRCVGQHASAEDALAALPQQKPDVVLMDINLPGLNGVECVRRLKPLLPQTQVVMLTVYEDTDNIFNALAAGASGYLLKRTSRDELLAAIKEVHAGGSPMTAHIARKVVQSFQRAGPSPQPAENLSPREQEVLDLLSQGFLYKEIAERLGVSYETVHTYIRRIYEKLHVRTRTEAVAKFLRR; encoded by the coding sequence ATGGCCATTGCCGTAGCGATTGTCGAGGATAATGACCAGTTGCGGGGCACGCTGGCGCGGGTCATTGACCGCGCTGAGGGGTTTCGCTGCGTGGGCCAGCATGCCAGCGCCGAGGATGCCCTGGCCGCCCTGCCGCAGCAAAAGCCGGACGTGGTGCTCATGGACATCAACCTCCCCGGCCTCAACGGGGTGGAGTGTGTGCGCCGCCTCAAGCCGCTGCTGCCCCAAACCCAGGTGGTCATGCTGACGGTGTATGAAGACACCGACAACATCTTCAACGCCCTGGCGGCGGGCGCCAGTGGTTACCTCCTGAAACGCACGTCCCGCGATGAATTGCTGGCCGCCATCAAGGAAGTGCACGCCGGCGGCTCGCCCATGACGGCGCACATTGCGCGCAAAGTCGTGCAATCCTTCCAACGGGCCGGCCCCTCGCCCCAGCCCGCCGAAAACCTCTCGCCCCGCGAGCAGGAAGTGCTGGACCTCCTGAGCCAGGGGTTTTTGTACAAGGAAATCGCGGAGCGCCTGGGCGTCAGCTACGAGACCGTGCACACGTACATCCGCCGCATCTACGAAAAATTGCACGTGCGCACCCGCACCGAGGCGGTGGCCAAATTCCTGCGGCGCTAG
- the araA gene encoding L-arabinose isomerase, translating into MTDLKSLEVWLVTGSQHLYGPEALRQVAANAQAVAGALDQAPAIPVRVVFQPVVKSPAEVLRLAEQANLAPQCVGLITWCHTFSPSKMWINGLKALRKPILHLHTQFNRDIPWSSIDMDFMNLNQAAHGDREHGFIMSRMRLQRKVVTGHWQSAAVQSQIGAWCRAAAAWHDWQGARFCRFGDNMREVAVTEGDKVAAEIQFGYSVNGYGVGDLVARVRAAKESEVDALLEEYEAAYTVAPALRKNGAQRASLREAARIEAGLRAFLKEGNFKGFTTTFEDLHGLEQLPGIAVQRLMAEGYGFGAEGDWKTAALVRAMKVMSTGLKGGTSFMEDYTYHLDPRSMQVLGAHMLEICPTIAKGRPSMEIHPLGIGGKADPVRLVFDTPAGPALNASIIDLGNRFRLLVNEVDVVPPKKPLPKLPVARALWVPKPDLPTAATAWIYAGGAHHTGFSQAVTTEMLEDFATMAGLEVVVIDSETRLRRFKQELEWNDVAYALRQGIGR; encoded by the coding sequence ATGACAGACCTTAAATCCTTGGAAGTCTGGCTGGTGACCGGCAGCCAGCATTTATATGGACCCGAAGCTTTGCGTCAGGTGGCCGCCAATGCCCAGGCCGTCGCCGGCGCGCTTGACCAGGCGCCTGCCATTCCCGTGCGGGTGGTGTTTCAGCCGGTGGTCAAATCCCCGGCGGAAGTGCTGCGCCTGGCCGAGCAGGCCAACCTGGCGCCGCAATGCGTGGGGCTGATCACCTGGTGCCACACCTTCTCGCCCTCCAAGATGTGGATTAACGGCTTGAAGGCCCTTCGCAAGCCCATCCTGCATCTGCACACGCAGTTCAACCGGGACATTCCATGGTCCAGCATTGACATGGATTTCATGAATCTGAATCAGGCCGCCCATGGTGACCGCGAGCACGGTTTCATCATGAGCCGCATGCGCCTGCAGCGCAAGGTGGTGACCGGCCACTGGCAATCCGCCGCCGTGCAGTCGCAAATTGGCGCGTGGTGCCGGGCGGCGGCGGCCTGGCACGACTGGCAGGGCGCGCGCTTCTGCCGGTTTGGCGACAACATGCGCGAAGTGGCGGTGACCGAGGGCGACAAGGTGGCTGCGGAAATTCAATTCGGTTATTCGGTCAACGGCTACGGCGTGGGCGATTTGGTGGCCCGCGTGCGCGCGGCCAAAGAAAGCGAAGTGGACGCGCTGCTTGAGGAGTACGAGGCTGCTTACACCGTGGCGCCCGCCCTGCGGAAAAACGGCGCCCAACGCGCTTCGTTGCGGGAGGCCGCGCGCATCGAAGCAGGCCTGCGGGCGTTTTTGAAGGAGGGCAACTTCAAGGGATTCACGACCACGTTTGAAGACTTGCACGGTCTGGAGCAATTGCCCGGCATCGCGGTGCAACGCCTCATGGCCGAAGGTTACGGTTTCGGAGCGGAAGGGGATTGGAAGACCGCCGCCCTGGTGCGCGCCATGAAGGTCATGAGCACGGGCCTCAAAGGCGGCACGTCCTTCATGGAAGACTACACCTATCACCTGGACCCGCGCTCCATGCAGGTGCTGGGCGCCCACATGCTGGAAATTTGCCCCACCATTGCCAAAGGCAGGCCCTCCATGGAAATCCATCCGCTGGGCATTGGCGGCAAGGCCGACCCGGTGCGGCTGGTGTTTGACACCCCGGCCGGCCCGGCGCTCAATGCCTCCATCATTGACCTGGGCAACCGTTTCCGCCTGCTGGTGAACGAGGTGGATGTGGTGCCCCCCAAGAAGCCGTTGCCCAAGCTGCCCGTGGCCCGCGCCCTGTGGGTGCCCAAGCCGGACCTTCCCACCGCAGCCACCGCGTGGATTTATGCCGGCGGCGCGCATCACACCGGGTTCAGCCAGGCGGTGACCACCGAAATGCTCGAGGACTTCGCCACCATGGCCGGTCTGGAAGTGGTGGTGATTGATTCTGAGACCCGCCTGCGCCGGTTCAAACAGGAACTGGAATGGAATGACGTGGCTTACGCCCTGCGGCAGGGCATCGGGCGGTAA
- a CDS encoding TrpB-like pyridoxal phosphate-dependent enzyme, which translates to MAQIKYLLEEHEIPRQWYNLAADLPTPMLPPLGPDGKPVSPEMLRPVFPDNIIEQEVSTQRWIDIPEEVLELLAIYRPTPLYRAVRLEQALKTPARIYYKHEGVSPAGSHKPNTAIPQAWYNKQFGIKRMTTETGAGQWGSALAFACSLIGLECKVWMVRISFDQKPFRKLMMATWGAQCVASPSRETAAGRAILEKDPDCPGSLGIAISEAVEAAVTDPTGKTRYSLGSVLNHVMLHQTIIGLEAKKQLTKAGEKKPDVVIGCAGGGSNFAGIAFPFVCDKIHGENIEIVPVEPESCPTMTRGPFAYDHGDTAGMTPLLPMHSLGHEFMPPPIHAGGLRYHGIAPLISQGIVEGLIKPRAVHQTKCYEAAVLWARTEGFIPAPETSHAIAAVVEEARRAREEGKEKVILFCWSGHGLMDLVGYDKYFQGQLADYSLPQEDIDRWVAKISHFPKPEIRRTGKWA; encoded by the coding sequence ATGGCACAAATCAAATACTTATTGGAAGAACACGAAATCCCGCGCCAGTGGTACAACCTGGCGGCGGACCTCCCCACCCCCATGCTGCCCCCCCTGGGGCCGGACGGCAAACCGGTCTCGCCGGAGATGCTGCGCCCGGTGTTCCCGGACAACATCATTGAGCAGGAGGTCAGCACCCAGCGGTGGATTGACATCCCCGAGGAAGTGCTCGAGCTGCTGGCCATCTATCGGCCCACGCCGCTCTATCGCGCGGTGCGGCTGGAGCAGGCGCTCAAAACGCCCGCGCGCATTTACTACAAGCATGAGGGCGTTTCGCCGGCAGGCAGCCACAAGCCCAACACCGCCATCCCGCAGGCGTGGTACAACAAGCAATTCGGCATCAAGCGCATGACCACCGAGACCGGCGCCGGCCAGTGGGGCAGCGCCCTGGCGTTTGCCTGCTCGCTCATCGGCCTGGAGTGCAAGGTCTGGATGGTGCGCATCAGTTTCGACCAGAAACCGTTTCGCAAATTGATGATGGCCACCTGGGGCGCGCAATGTGTCGCCAGTCCCTCGCGCGAAACCGCCGCCGGGCGCGCCATTCTGGAAAAAGACCCGGACTGCCCCGGCTCGCTCGGCATTGCCATTAGCGAAGCCGTGGAGGCCGCCGTCACGGACCCCACCGGCAAGACGCGCTACAGTCTCGGCAGCGTGCTCAATCACGTGATGCTCCACCAGACCATCATCGGTCTCGAAGCCAAGAAGCAGTTGACCAAGGCGGGCGAAAAGAAACCGGATGTCGTCATCGGTTGCGCGGGCGGCGGCTCCAACTTCGCCGGCATCGCCTTCCCGTTTGTGTGTGACAAAATCCACGGGGAAAACATTGAAATCGTGCCCGTGGAGCCGGAAAGCTGCCCCACGATGACCCGCGGGCCGTTTGCGTATGACCACGGTGACACGGCGGGCATGACGCCGTTGCTGCCCATGCACTCGCTCGGCCATGAGTTCATGCCGCCGCCCATCCATGCCGGCGGGCTGCGCTACCATGGCATCGCCCCGCTCATCAGCCAGGGCATTGTGGAGGGCCTCATCAAGCCGCGCGCTGTGCATCAGACCAAATGCTATGAGGCCGCCGTGCTCTGGGCGCGCACCGAGGGCTTCATCCCGGCGCCGGAGACCTCCCACGCCATCGCCGCGGTGGTCGAGGAAGCCCGCCGCGCCCGGGAGGAGGGGAAGGAAAAGGTGATTCTGTTCTGCTGGTCCGGCCACGGCCTGATGGACCTGGTGGGCTATGACAAGTACTTCCAGGGTCAACTGGCCGATTACAGCCTGCCGCAGGAGGACATTGACCGCTGGGTGGCCAAAATCAGCCACTTCCCCAAACCCGAAATCCGCAGGACGGGCAAGTGGGCCTAG
- a CDS encoding SphA family protein yields MQTNRKQMLATSALVLALGMLTALTPAARAYDLPAVNLGFTSFLDGGPPAGPGFYYTHYFQYYRAESLRGTDGTEILPNPVFPDAKVDAWISLSQFIAQCPKKLVLGAQPGLDVIVPVVDLGISGTPLRANRAGFGDVLVGPFLQWEPIMGKNGPIFMHRIEFQCLLPVGRYDSQFQLNPGANHFSFNPYWAGTLFLTPKLTLSTRLHYLWNDGNEDPDVTWTAHPLWKATGGNEVQPGQALHLNFATDYELIEKRLRVGFNGYYLTQITDTRLNGQNIPQRREEVIGLGPGALFSFSQNTHLFFNAYFETAAENRTEGMRFQLRLVHHF; encoded by the coding sequence ATGCAAACAAACAGGAAGCAGATGTTGGCCACCAGCGCCCTGGTGCTGGCGCTGGGGATGCTCACCGCCCTGACTCCCGCAGCCCGGGCTTATGACCTGCCCGCCGTGAATCTGGGATTCACCAGTTTTCTGGACGGCGGCCCGCCGGCGGGGCCGGGGTTTTATTACACCCACTATTTTCAATACTATCGCGCCGAATCCCTGCGGGGGACGGACGGCACGGAGATTTTACCCAACCCGGTGTTCCCCGACGCCAAGGTGGATGCCTGGATTAGCCTTTCCCAATTCATCGCGCAATGCCCCAAAAAACTGGTGCTCGGCGCACAGCCGGGCCTGGACGTGATTGTGCCGGTGGTGGACCTGGGCATCTCTGGCACGCCTCTGCGAGCCAACCGGGCGGGCTTTGGGGATGTGCTGGTGGGGCCATTCCTGCAATGGGAGCCCATCATGGGCAAAAACGGCCCCATTTTCATGCATCGCATTGAGTTTCAATGCCTCCTGCCCGTGGGACGGTATGACTCCCAATTCCAGCTCAATCCCGGCGCCAACCATTTCAGCTTCAATCCCTACTGGGCGGGCACGCTCTTCCTCACCCCCAAGCTCACGCTGTCCACCCGCCTGCATTACCTCTGGAATGACGGCAACGAAGACCCGGATGTGACCTGGACGGCGCATCCGCTCTGGAAAGCCACCGGCGGCAACGAGGTGCAACCGGGGCAGGCGCTGCATCTGAACTTTGCCACCGACTATGAATTGATTGAGAAACGCCTGCGCGTGGGTTTCAACGGTTATTACCTCACCCAGATTACCGACACCCGCCTCAACGGCCAGAACATTCCCCAACGGCGCGAGGAAGTCATCGGCCTGGGGCCGGGCGCGCTGTTTTCGTTCAGCCAGAACACGCACCTGTTCTTTAACGCTTATTTTGAAACCGCCGCGGAAAACCGCACGGAAGGCATGCGTTTCCAATTGCGGCTGGTGCATCACTTCTAA